In the genome of Palaemon carinicauda isolate YSFRI2023 chromosome 15, ASM3689809v2, whole genome shotgun sequence, one region contains:
- the LOC137654067 gene encoding uncharacterized protein, translated as MVTGLFDFAVKDLLTVEGVQFLLCFEVGGALFVPCLIVTEKPLKFSPTTELEKDFLQVIAVVHETGHMGIRETTEIMKHFFLPGIHKDMSHCCRICHVCQMAGKPNEYIKKAPLHTIEVRGEPSSKGLIKMLVEKGKHQEEMDGEYVKNLRRRIAYSGKIEKLVDLCQRHNLILQNKKCPHCQEVCRIDYKKHSFRCDKSYITKGRRRKRCSYKVSVFVGTWFSKGKLDIETNLKFIVLWVQNWFCYEVAISELKLNKGTVCDWSSFCREVVINWVLRRSKKIGGHNCTVEIDESKFGKRKYNVGRVIDGQWVFGGICRKSREFFLVPVETLDRDTLLSLIKERIEPGTTIISDCWRAYNCLAEEGFKHLTVNHSLYFVDPQTQAHTNTVERKWRDVKNLVPKYGRRKKHFVGYLATSYFKLHVREPSQRLHVFLNAAAHLYQPTV; from the exons ATGGTGACAGGTctttttgattttgcggtaaaggatttatTGACTGTCGAGGGAGTACAATTCCTGCTGTGTTttgaggttggtggagcactgtTTGTGCCTTGTcttattgtaacggagaaaccactgaagtttagtcctacaactgaactagAGAAGGACTTCCT acaggtgatcgccgtagtgcatgagacaggacacatgggaataagggaGACGAcggagattatgaaacactttttcttacCTGGTATTCATAAGGATATGAGCCACTGTTGTCGtatatgtcacgtttgtcagatggctggaaagcctaatgagtacatcaagaaagctcccttacacacaattgaagtgcgaggagaaccctccagcaaaggactgattaaaatgttggtAGAAAAAGGGAAACatcaagaggaaatggatggagaatatgtcaagaatttgaggagaaGGATCG CCTATTCGGGGAAAATCGAAAAActtgtggatttgtgccagagacacaatttaattttgcaaaataaaaagtGTCCGCATTGTCAGGAAGTGTGTAGGATTGATTACAAGAAACATAGTTTTAGGTGTGATAAGTCTTACATTACAAAAGGACGTAGACGTAAGCGCTGTTCATATAAAGTGTCGGTGTTTGTGGGTACCTGGTTTTCCAAAGGAAAACTGGACATtgaaactaatttaaaatttatagttttgtgggttcaaaactggttttgctacgaagtggccatttctgaattgaaattaaataaaggtACTGTCTGCGATTGGTCTTCTTTTTGCAGGGAAGTTGTAATTAATTGGGTATTAAGGCGCAGCAAGAAAATTGGCGGCCACAATTGTACAGTAGAAATTGACGAGTCCAAATTCGGCAAACGGAAATATAATGTTGGCCGAGTAATAGACGGCCAGTGGGTATTTGGTGGTATTTGCCGCAAATCACGAGAGTTTTTTCTGGTCCCCGTGGAAACCCTGGATCGTGACACCCTGCTCTCGCTGATTAAGGAGAGGATCGAGCCAGGCACAACCATAATTTCGGACTGTTGGCGAGCTTATAACTGTCTGGCAGAGGAAGGTTTTAAGCATTTGACGGTTAACCACAGCCTTTACTTTGTTGATCCCCAGACACAGGCTCATACcaatactgtggagaggaagtggcgggacgtgaagaatttagtgccgaaatatggtaggaggaaaaaacacttcgtcgggtacctggccacttcctacttcaagttgcatgtcagggaaccatcgcaacggcttcacgttttcctcaatgcagcagcacatctttaccaaccaacagtttaa